Proteins encoded together in one Microcaecilia unicolor chromosome 3, aMicUni1.1, whole genome shotgun sequence window:
- the KLHL31 gene encoding kelch-like protein 31: MAPKKKTVKKNKADINELTIIVEDGPLSKLNGLNSLLDGGNGFSCISTEVCDSSYGSNLMEGLSRMRQDGFLCDLTIATKTKSFAVHRVVIASCSDYFHNILKKDPSTQRVDLNDISPLGLATVITYAYTGKLTLSLYTIGSIISSAIYLQIHTLVKMCCDFLMQEISVENCMYIANIAETYGLKNTKETAQKFIRDNFMEFSETEQFLKLTFDQINELLVDDELQLPSEILALQIAIKWLDFDQKRVKYAADLLCNIRFGTISAQDLVNYVQTIPRMMQDPDCHKLLVDAMNYHLLPYHQNTMQSRRTRIRGGSRVLITVGGRPALTEKSLSREILYRNPENGWKRLAEMPAKSFNQCVTVMDGFLYVAGGEDQNDARNQAKHAVSNFCRYDPRFNIWIHLANMNQKRTHFSLNAFNGLLFAVGGRNSEGCLCSVECYVPSTNQWQMKAPQEVARCCHASAVIDGRILVTGGYINNAYSRSVCMYDPSSDSWHDRSSLSTPRGWHCAVSYGDRVYVMGGSQLGGRGERVDVLTVECYNPHTGQWSYVAPLPTGVSTSGASTLNGKIYLVGGWNEIEKKYKKCIQCYNPDINEWTEDDELPEATVGVSCCTITMPNCKAQESRASSVSSVPVSI, translated from the exons ATGGCACCTAAAAAGAAGACAGTCAAAAAGAACAAAGCAGATATCAATGAACTGACTATAATTGTGGAGGATGGCCCTCTTAGTAAACTCAATGGTTTGAACAGTCTCTTGGATGGAGGTAATGGCTTCAGCTGCATCTCTACTGAAGTCTGTGATTCTTCTTATGGCTCCAATCTCATGGAAGGGCTCAGCAGAATGAGACAAGATGGCTTCCTCTGTGATCTGACCATAGCTACCAAAACCAAGTCCTTTGCTGTTCACAGAGTAGTTATAGCGTCTTGCAGTGACTACTTTCATAACATACTTAAAAAAGATCCATCTACTCAAAGAGTTGACCTCAATGATATATCCCCTTTAGGCCTAGCAACAGTTATCACATATGCTTACACTGGAAAGCTTACTCTTTCACTGTATACAATTGGCAGCATCATTTCCTCAGCAATTTATCTTCAGATTCACACTCTTGTAAAGATGTGCTGTGATTTTTTAATGCAAGAAATTAGTGTTGAAAACTGCATGTACATTGCCAACATTGCAGAAACATATGGGCTGAAGAACACCAAAGAAACAGCACAGAAATTTATTAGAGACAATTTCATGGAATTTTCTGAAACAGAGCAGTTCTTAAAACTTACCTTTGATCAGATCAATGAGCTCCTCGTAGATGATGAATTGCAGCTGCCTTCTGAAATTCTTGCATTACAGATTGCAATTAAATGGCTAGATTTTGATCAAAAAAGAGTGAAGTATGCAGCTGATCTGTTATGCAATATTCGTTTTGGAACCATCTCAGCTCAAGACCTGGTCAATTATGTTCAAACTATACCAAGAATGATGCAAGATCCTGATTGCCACAAACTTCTAGTAGATGCCATGAATTACCACCTACTTCCATATCATCAGAACACAATGCAATCTAGAAGAACAAGAATTCGCGGGGGTTCTAGAGTCCTAATTACTGTTGGAGGACGCCCAGCTCTAACAGAGAAGTCTCTAAGCAGAGAAATCCTCTACAGGAATCCAGAAAATGGATGGAAAAGGCTTGCTGAAATGCCTGCCAAAAGTTTTAACCAGTGTGTGACTGTAATGGATGGGTTTCTCTATGTGGCTGGTGGTGAAGACCAGAACGATGCCAGGAATCAAGCCAAGCATGCAGTAAGCAACTTCTGCAG ATATGATCCACGTTTCAACATCTGGATTCACCTGGCAAACATGAATCAGAAGCGTACACATTTTAGTCTGAATGCATTCAATGGGCTCCTGTTTGCTGTGGGTGGTCGCAACTCAGAAGGCTGTCTATGCTCAGTTGAATGCTATGTACCTTCAACTAATCAATGGCAAATGAAAGCACCACAAGAGGTGGCAAGGTGCTGCCATGCCAGTGCAGTCATAGATGGTAGGATCTTGGTGACAGGGGGTTATATAAATAATGCTTATTCTCGCTCTGTATGTATGTATGACCCCTCTTCTGACAGTTGGCATGACAGATCCAGCCTTAGTACTCCAAGAGGATGGCACTGTGCAGTTTCCTATGGCGACAGGGTCTATGTAATGGGTGGGAGCCAGCTTGGTGGCCGAGGTGAGAGGGTTGATGTTCTCACTGTTGAGTGTTATAATCCTCACACTGGGCAATGGAGCTATGTTGCTCCACTTCCAACTGGAGTAAGTACTTCAGGGGCTTCGACACTTAATGGAAAGATCTACTTGGTGGGTGGATGGAATGAAATAGAAAAGAAATATAAGAAGTGCATTCAGTGTTACAATCCAGATATTAATGAATGGACTGAAGATGATGAATTGCCTGAAGCCACAGTGGGAGTATCTTGTTGTACCATTACCATGCCTAATTGCAAAGCACAGGAATCCAGGGCCAGTTCAGTGTCTTCTGTGCCTGTTAGTATCTAA